The following coding sequences are from one Neosynechococcus sphagnicola sy1 window:
- a CDS encoding translation initiation factor IF-2 N-terminal domain-containing protein, whose amino-acid sequence MDNKGILAVCEQLNIAVKSHSSTITETEAERIRAAAEKYSAAQAGAAKPTAEPSGGIRPVPSPSKEVSNRPIVQKNNKF is encoded by the coding sequence TTGGATAATAAGGGTATCTTGGCAGTTTGTGAACAGCTTAACATCGCAGTGAAATCTCACAGTAGTACGATTACAGAAACAGAAGCCGAACGGATTCGAGCCGCTGCTGAAAAGTATTCGGCGGCTCAAGCAGGAGCAGCTAAACCCACCGCAGAGCCGTCGGGGGGAATACGGCCTGTGCCATCTCCATCCAAGGAAGTGAGCAATCGGCCCATTGTCCAGAAAAACAACAAATTTTAG